One Parachlamydia sp. AcF125 DNA segment encodes these proteins:
- a CDS encoding ankyrin repeat domain-containing protein: MDKIGFFTPVKSSDSVKSLKLFLLEKTDSYFYLGGKRAEIISTPSKGQAIEVKLVNSRCSLLAVALKVASYCTLLMPALALTAKVFLRSNYDFYVFHGEKLPSANLNSLKTSIKNENQEDKFRLKSPSIAKRTVAAAKSKHIPADSQGSTLSTLFQSTLGAKLSNESELEWHERSYSLILKACEDENWGLLSQFQSKVSACVKAADQSIVMHFLLTENDEMIKKIVANNLYRTLVGKDSDHVIHAVVRKGLRNLAPLFFRRSGTCLARLSALDSRGANLLLSAIEGGQNAFIPICLRYGNHPSQYLMYNNFRLNALSFAIYKGFIECLDQFVEAVQELRQTSKINFSQNIEQIGNILHLAIWMNQPEMLRHLLTKYRKKALPLIEGEDYEGKTPLMLAASLGDLQSLKILLDAKALIEAKDSMGRTAMHYAAQNNHKHAIRFLSKEGADESARDDQNKAPSDLGDEATRDLLFSLKSNRQIDERMSIDCMIQDPHNCIFYGGGAQGLVFFGVVKALEELQLLGGMKRFAGTGAGALAALFLALGMNASQLEYTLKETVVKELLDLLAVELSEEKKQSFNEYLETVQKAASITGKVGISLLKTLTASMGLRLGWTNGEKLKNWLNELIREHTGIPNCTFGELAAQIKEGSRSKITSKKFKHLHMIITDLKTFSLLHINSESKKWKNFLIADAVVASSAYPVFMAPQKMREKINGELVANQSYQCSEGGILLTLPAEIFDRKEEEGGGDPQSALPQFNRRSIAFCFEPTKLARFEDESPDAFLGSILAKIYMNSEPINRQIPSGRHEERLVSVMDGGTQTTELNIKSPKEEGDKAIDNAYLVVKKYFEERKREAEIFFKDCPNKN, translated from the coding sequence ATGGATAAGATTGGTTTTTTCACTCCCGTTAAATCTAGCGACTCGGTTAAATCTCTTAAGCTTTTTCTTCTAGAAAAAACGGACAGCTATTTCTACCTAGGGGGGAAAAGAGCGGAAATTATTTCTACCCCATCAAAAGGGCAGGCAATAGAAGTCAAATTAGTAAATAGCCGATGTTCCTTATTAGCAGTAGCGTTAAAAGTGGCCTCTTATTGCACTCTCCTCATGCCAGCTTTAGCGCTAACGGCAAAAGTTTTTCTACGCTCAAACTATGATTTTTATGTATTCCATGGAGAAAAACTACCTAGCGCTAATCTTAACTCTTTAAAGACTTCTATAAAAAATGAAAATCAAGAGGATAAATTCCGCTTGAAATCTCCTTCAATAGCTAAGAGAACGGTCGCAGCTGCCAAAAGCAAACATATTCCTGCAGATTCTCAAGGTTCTACTCTCTCCACACTTTTCCAGAGCACCTTAGGGGCTAAGCTTTCCAACGAAAGTGAATTAGAGTGGCATGAACGCTCCTATTCTTTAATTTTAAAAGCTTGCGAAGATGAAAACTGGGGCCTCCTTTCACAGTTTCAAAGTAAAGTTTCCGCCTGCGTAAAAGCTGCAGATCAGTCTATTGTTATGCATTTCTTGCTGACTGAAAATGATGAAATGATTAAAAAAATTGTCGCAAATAACTTGTATAGAACTTTGGTAGGTAAGGATTCAGATCATGTTATCCATGCTGTTGTAAGAAAAGGTCTTCGCAATTTAGCTCCCCTATTTTTTAGGCGCTCAGGTACATGTCTTGCCCGATTGAGTGCATTAGATTCAAGAGGAGCAAATTTACTTCTTAGTGCAATCGAAGGAGGACAAAACGCCTTCATACCTATCTGTTTACGATATGGCAATCATCCTAGCCAATATCTCATGTATAATAACTTTCGTCTCAATGCCCTTTCTTTTGCTATTTATAAAGGATTCATAGAGTGCTTAGACCAATTTGTGGAAGCCGTACAAGAGCTGCGACAAACAAGCAAGATCAATTTTTCCCAAAATATAGAACAGATTGGCAATATTTTACATTTAGCAATTTGGATGAATCAACCTGAAATGCTGCGGCATCTTCTAACAAAGTATCGAAAGAAAGCTTTGCCGCTTATTGAAGGTGAAGATTATGAAGGCAAAACTCCTCTCATGCTTGCTGCATCCTTGGGAGATCTTCAGAGTTTAAAAATCTTATTAGACGCAAAAGCTTTAATAGAAGCCAAGGATAGCATGGGGAGAACAGCTATGCATTATGCTGCTCAGAATAACCACAAGCATGCGATTCGCTTTTTAAGCAAAGAGGGAGCTGATGAAAGTGCGCGAGATGATCAGAATAAAGCTCCTAGTGATTTGGGCGATGAAGCAACCCGTGATCTTCTTTTTAGCTTAAAATCTAATAGGCAAATAGATGAGCGGATGTCGATAGACTGTATGATTCAAGATCCCCATAATTGCATCTTTTACGGGGGAGGAGCGCAGGGTTTAGTTTTCTTTGGGGTTGTTAAAGCCTTAGAAGAACTACAGCTGCTTGGCGGGATGAAAAGGTTTGCCGGGACAGGTGCAGGGGCCTTGGCAGCGCTTTTTCTTGCTCTAGGCATGAATGCCTCGCAACTAGAATATACACTGAAAGAGACAGTAGTAAAGGAATTACTCGATCTTTTGGCTGTGGAGCTATCAGAAGAAAAAAAGCAAAGTTTTAACGAATATTTAGAAACCGTTCAGAAAGCGGCATCTATCACTGGCAAAGTAGGGATTTCTTTACTAAAAACTTTAACTGCTTCAATGGGTTTGAGACTAGGATGGACAAATGGGGAAAAATTAAAAAATTGGCTTAACGAACTCATAAGAGAACATACAGGTATTCCTAATTGCACTTTCGGAGAGTTAGCAGCCCAAATTAAAGAAGGGAGCAGGAGTAAAATTACTTCAAAAAAGTTCAAGCATTTACACATGATTATAACCGATTTAAAAACCTTCTCTCTTCTCCACATAAATTCTGAATCTAAGAAATGGAAAAATTTTCTAATTGCAGATGCTGTAGTGGCGTCTTCTGCCTATCCTGTATTCATGGCCCCGCAAAAAATGAGAGAAAAGATTAATGGGGAGCTGGTTGCTAACCAAAGCTACCAATGCTCAGAGGGTGGAATTCTTCTTACTTTACCCGCAGAAATTTTTGATCGAAAAGAAGAGGAAGGTGGGGGGGATCCTCAATCAGCCCTGCCGCAATTTAATCGCCGTTCTATTGCTTTTTGTTTTGAACCCACTAAACTCGCTCGGTTTGAGGATGAGAGTCCCGACGCTTTTCTTGGAAGTATTCTAGCTAAAATTTATATGAATTCAGAACCTATAAATAGGCAGATACCTTCAGGTAGGCACGAAGAGAGGCTTGTAAGCGTAATGGATGGTGGGACTCAAACCACAGAGTTAAATATTAAATCCCCCAAAGAAGAAGGGGATAAAGCTATTGATAATGCTTATTTAGTTGTAAAAAAATACTTTGAGGAAAGAAAACGTGAGGCTGAAATTTTTTTTAAGGATTGCCCTAATAAAAATTAA
- a CDS encoding general stress protein has product MAAKKSSRMSRQEAGRKGAEARWGKEAGHGGRGGGHGGRGGGHGGRSGGRRGHGTMTLQEAGHRGGKAVAEKYGPEFYEEIGRKGGRTVASKYGPGFYREIGRKGGETVAEERGPEFYEEIGRKGGRAVASKYGPGFYREIGRKGGETVSEEYGPEFYEEIGRKGGHARWGEEEEEDYESGYRGGRGRSARRGRDYDEEDEYEDEYEGYDEEEEDYGDYDEEEGYYGEHGDYDEEEEDYGHRRGGRRGRSSRQEAGHKGGEAVASKYGPEFYREIGRKGGQSRRRNR; this is encoded by the coding sequence ATGGCAGCCAAAAAATCATCTAGAATGAGCCGTCAAGAAGCAGGCCGCAAAGGAGCAGAAGCTCGTTGGGGTAAAGAAGCCGGCCATGGAGGACGTGGAGGCGGACACGGAGGACGCGGAGGCGGCCATGGTGGGCGTAGCGGCGGACGTAGAGGTCATGGCACTATGACCCTGCAAGAGGCAGGCCATAGAGGCGGGAAAGCGGTTGCGGAAAAATATGGCCCAGAATTTTATGAAGAAATTGGCCGCAAAGGGGGTCGAACTGTTGCTTCTAAGTATGGGCCTGGGTTTTATCGAGAAATTGGACGCAAAGGAGGCGAAACAGTTGCTGAAGAGCGTGGCCCAGAATTCTATGAAGAGATTGGCCGCAAAGGTGGCCGGGCCGTCGCCTCTAAATATGGTCCTGGATTTTATCGAGAAATAGGGCGTAAAGGAGGTGAAACAGTTTCTGAAGAATATGGTCCAGAGTTTTACGAAGAGATTGGTCGTAAAGGCGGGCATGCTCGTTGGGGCGAAGAAGAAGAGGAAGACTATGAAAGCGGCTATCGAGGCGGTAGAGGTCGATCAGCCCGTAGGGGTAGAGACTATGATGAAGAAGACGAGTATGAAGACGAGTATGAAGGCTATGATGAGGAAGAGGAAGACTATGGAGATTATGACGAGGAGGAAGGCTATTACGGCGAACACGGCGACTATGATGAGGAAGAAGAAGACTATGGCCACCGAAGAGGAGGCCGCCGGGGAAGAAGCAGCCGCCAAGAGGCTGGACATAAAGGAGGAGAAGCCGTTGCTTCTAAATACGGCCCCGAATTCTATCGAGAAATAGGCCGCAAAGGGGGCCAATCTCGTAGAAGAAACAGATAG
- the sctQ gene encoding type III secretion system cytoplasmic ring protein SctQ has translation MTATASYSWLKRLSPEFVRKDEVPLFGYPPPFPWEAFAQQLAQTFQLKEVTFTPSMPEWREAKSLFSDFGEPFIARELRVSSIDGPIWWVMSQQDLLFLMGFLLKKQTHPEFEADPDFLSAFVQFLSLEVIHAFKSVEFDHSLSIQIKDPSSQPEESALCLDVTAKVSAEHAVKGRLVLSEPFYKQWKAHYAQVNANAAYQAPNADYLEVIVHLEAGKTTLKAGEWKKMAPGDLLILDSCTLKPGDNNGRVLLTINGKPFFRGKLKQGNLKILEYPLYHEVTEPMAKNHSDYDDDEFDEHEDSEFNETEEEETDSDYDEDDEYTDHEDEEEEYTDDDSLMDQEEVTESETHEDEISDVEESTEHEAEEDAQVETEKEAVPATKQAAPSIDDIPVVVTAEVGRIQMTVKKLVELQPGNLLELNVHPEDGIDLVVNGKRVARGELLTIGEALGVRVLEIG, from the coding sequence ATGACTGCTACTGCTTCATATTCATGGCTGAAACGCCTCTCTCCAGAATTCGTTCGCAAGGATGAAGTTCCTTTATTTGGCTATCCACCCCCTTTTCCTTGGGAAGCATTTGCTCAGCAATTGGCGCAAACTTTTCAATTAAAAGAAGTGACTTTTACTCCCTCTATGCCGGAGTGGAGAGAGGCGAAATCTCTCTTTTCTGATTTTGGCGAACCTTTTATTGCGCGAGAATTGAGGGTTTCCTCCATCGATGGTCCGATTTGGTGGGTGATGTCTCAGCAAGATCTCCTCTTTTTAATGGGATTTTTACTAAAAAAACAAACTCATCCCGAATTTGAAGCAGATCCTGATTTTTTAAGTGCGTTTGTTCAATTTCTCAGCCTAGAAGTGATCCATGCTTTTAAAAGCGTGGAGTTTGATCATTCTCTTTCGATTCAAATCAAAGATCCTTCTTCTCAGCCAGAAGAGAGTGCCCTATGCCTGGATGTCACTGCAAAGGTTTCTGCTGAACATGCGGTAAAAGGTAGACTGGTGTTATCTGAGCCGTTTTACAAACAATGGAAAGCTCATTACGCCCAAGTTAACGCAAATGCTGCTTATCAAGCTCCCAATGCGGATTATTTGGAAGTTATTGTGCATTTAGAAGCAGGTAAGACCACCTTGAAAGCTGGCGAATGGAAAAAAATGGCTCCAGGAGATCTCCTGATATTGGATTCTTGTACGTTAAAACCCGGAGATAACAATGGCAGGGTCTTGCTAACAATTAATGGAAAGCCTTTTTTCCGAGGAAAATTAAAACAGGGGAATTTAAAAATTTTAGAATATCCCCTTTATCATGAGGTAACGGAGCCTATGGCAAAAAATCATTCTGACTATGACGACGACGAATTTGATGAGCACGAAGACTCTGAATTTAATGAAACAGAAGAAGAAGAGACCGATTCTGATTACGATGAAGATGACGAATATACCGACCATGAAGATGAGGAGGAAGAGTATACTGACGATGACTCCCTGATGGATCAGGAAGAGGTAACGGAGTCTGAAACGCATGAAGACGAAATCTCTGATGTTGAAGAATCTACTGAGCATGAGGCTGAAGAAGATGCACAAGTTGAAACTGAGAAAGAAGCTGTACCTGCAACAAAACAAGCCGCGCCATCCATCGATGATATCCCTGTAGTGGTTACGGCAGAGGTAGGGCGAATCCAAATGACAGTTAAAAAGCTTGTTGAGCTTCAACCAGGAAACCTTTTAGAGTTAAACGTTCATCCTGAAGATGGGATCGATCTGGTTGTCAATGGCAAGAGAGTTGCTCGCGGAGAGTTGCTGACAATCGGCGAAGCTTTAGGAGTACGGGTGCTTGAAATTGGCTGA
- the sctD gene encoding type III secretion system inner membrane ring subunit SctD, protein MSARLIAEDGLLKGLALFLNKGDQWVIGRDPDECQLLVEDPEASGKHAICRKTPEGIILENLSITNPVQINNQEVKAPYLLREGDSIKIGSGTFRFHVGTDSESSEESSLDGPDVAQHVKELKEDLLNEEPEEEQLGELPEGGESESQNEPQGQEAGEGQKVEIAPQEEKEEIKPLEPSEPEENREKAEGEESESQNEPQEQEAAEDQKVETTPQEEKEEIKPLEPSEPEENKEETVETPMSIPNEVEAPINEEEKLSEHLTSSRDDEGTDPFSADDTLFEEEEGEELAEINFGLEETGRWMLKVVGGPNNGAEFSLQPSHNYIIGTDPNACDVVFHDTSVSRSHAKITLDEQEHLFIEDLKSRNGTLVDGEPLKERKPLQTNVLVTMGTTSFIIFDREGEMHTIISPLLPSIVKVLQKEEPLAEPIAVPEEEAAPSVADVALPPSEEKKLDTSAHALSAFILIAIITGLFALVGMGIATLFQSKPVERQETADSEKKIAEALAMFPGVKYSFNTSTGRLLLVGHVLTAVDRNQLLYNLQGLPFIKSLDDTGIVIDEYVWKEVNQVLSRNPLWKGVTVYAPTPGHFVLSGYLKTRKQAEQLSDSLSSSFPYLDLLEKKVVVEEDVVSNVLFQLQGQGLRDVKVSMQEGQLTLGGNVDPKKLKTYDALVEGFMKIPGVRSLQNLVAERMPASAIENITNQYRVNGFSSQGNALSVVINGRILQANDVLDGMTIKEIRSHMILLEKDGRKYQIDF, encoded by the coding sequence ATGTCGGCTAGGTTAATTGCAGAAGATGGATTACTCAAAGGGCTTGCCCTTTTTCTCAACAAAGGTGATCAATGGGTGATCGGCCGAGATCCTGATGAATGTCAACTTCTGGTTGAAGATCCGGAAGCTTCTGGCAAGCATGCGATTTGCCGCAAAACACCCGAAGGGATTATACTAGAAAACCTAAGTATCACTAATCCCGTTCAGATCAACAATCAAGAAGTTAAGGCACCTTACCTTTTACGTGAAGGGGACAGTATTAAAATTGGAAGCGGCACATTTCGCTTTCATGTAGGGACAGATTCTGAATCTTCCGAAGAGAGCTCTCTCGATGGGCCAGATGTCGCTCAGCATGTAAAAGAGCTGAAAGAAGATTTATTAAATGAGGAGCCAGAGGAAGAGCAGCTTGGGGAATTGCCGGAGGGAGGAGAATCTGAATCCCAGAATGAACCCCAAGGGCAAGAAGCGGGTGAAGGTCAAAAAGTAGAAATAGCTCCTCAAGAAGAAAAAGAAGAGATAAAACCATTAGAACCTTCAGAGCCTGAAGAAAATAGAGAAAAAGCGGAAGGGGAAGAGTCCGAATCCCAGAATGAACCCCAAGAGCAAGAAGCGGCCGAAGATCAAAAAGTAGAAACAACTCCTCAAGAAGAAAAAGAAGAGATAAAACCATTAGAACCTTCAGAACCTGAAGAAAATAAAGAAGAAACAGTGGAAACCCCTATGAGTATTCCTAACGAAGTTGAAGCCCCTATTAACGAAGAAGAAAAATTATCCGAACACCTCACTTCCAGCAGGGACGATGAGGGCACAGACCCTTTCTCCGCTGACGACACGTTATTTGAAGAAGAGGAGGGGGAAGAGCTCGCTGAGATTAATTTTGGTCTCGAAGAAACAGGGCGTTGGATGTTAAAAGTAGTGGGAGGACCCAATAATGGGGCAGAATTTTCTCTTCAGCCCTCTCATAACTACATTATAGGGACTGACCCTAACGCCTGCGACGTAGTTTTTCACGATACCAGCGTTTCCCGTTCACATGCCAAAATTACCCTTGATGAACAGGAACATCTTTTTATTGAAGATCTCAAAAGTCGCAATGGAACTCTGGTAGATGGAGAGCCTCTGAAAGAAAGAAAGCCTCTTCAAACCAATGTGCTTGTGACGATGGGCACTACCTCCTTTATTATTTTTGACCGAGAAGGTGAAATGCATACCATTATTTCACCTTTGCTCCCTTCTATTGTCAAAGTCCTTCAAAAAGAAGAGCCGCTAGCTGAACCGATTGCTGTCCCAGAAGAAGAGGCCGCCCCCTCTGTCGCAGACGTAGCCCTCCCCCCTTCTGAAGAGAAAAAGTTAGATACATCTGCGCACGCTTTGAGCGCCTTTATTTTAATTGCGATTATTACAGGACTTTTTGCCCTGGTTGGCATGGGAATTGCAACCCTCTTTCAAAGTAAGCCGGTAGAAAGGCAAGAAACGGCAGATTCCGAGAAAAAAATTGCAGAGGCATTAGCAATGTTTCCAGGTGTTAAGTATTCTTTTAATACGTCCACGGGAAGATTGCTTTTAGTGGGGCACGTTTTGACCGCAGTGGATCGGAATCAACTTTTGTATAATTTGCAGGGTTTGCCATTCATTAAAAGCTTAGACGATACAGGCATTGTCATTGACGAATATGTTTGGAAAGAGGTTAATCAGGTTTTATCCCGAAATCCTCTTTGGAAAGGAGTGACTGTCTATGCTCCCACTCCTGGACATTTCGTTTTATCTGGTTATTTGAAGACCCGTAAACAAGCTGAGCAATTATCCGATTCTTTAAGCTCAAGCTTTCCTTATTTAGACCTTTTAGAGAAAAAGGTAGTCGTGGAAGAGGATGTGGTTTCTAATGTATTATTTCAGTTGCAAGGTCAGGGGCTGAGGGACGTAAAAGTGTCCATGCAAGAAGGGCAGCTCACTTTGGGTGGAAATGTGGATCCAAAAAAACTGAAAACTTATGATGCGCTAGTGGAAGGATTTATGAAAATTCCAGGCGTGCGTTCCTTACAAAACCTAGTTGCTGAAAGAATGCCTGCTAGTGCTATTGAAAATATTACGAATCAGTACAGAGTCAATGGGTTTTCTAGCCAGGGGAATGCCCTAAGCGTGGTCATTAACGGCCGAATTTTACAGGCGAACGATGTCTTAGACGGAATGACAATTAAAGAGATTAGATCCCATATGATTCTGCTTGAAAAAGATGGGAGAAAATATCAGATTGATTTCTAA
- a CDS encoding type III secretion T3S chaperone, producing MAKVVYPLQQVLQVKEKRVEEAERIVADKQAALQKEKEILAKREEERDKVLTHMKAKMEQLRYEMDHGTTSPKIQQMRVYIKVVQERLKVEEKKVADQKEQVAVAEKNLENAKAELKRKRQEVDKLMTHRKDWLLELKKEEEIVEGREQDELGSVMYMIHQRK from the coding sequence ATGGCTAAAGTGGTTTATCCTTTACAGCAGGTTCTTCAAGTTAAGGAAAAGCGAGTCGAAGAGGCGGAGAGGATAGTCGCTGATAAACAGGCAGCCCTTCAAAAAGAAAAGGAAATCCTTGCCAAGCGAGAAGAAGAGCGCGACAAAGTGCTAACCCATATGAAAGCAAAAATGGAACAATTGCGCTACGAGATGGATCATGGGACTACAAGTCCCAAAATTCAGCAAATGAGGGTGTACATTAAAGTTGTTCAAGAGCGTTTGAAAGTCGAAGAAAAAAAAGTTGCGGATCAAAAAGAGCAAGTGGCTGTTGCCGAAAAGAATCTGGAAAATGCCAAAGCAGAATTGAAGCGGAAACGTCAAGAAGTGGATAAACTCATGACGCATCGCAAAGACTGGCTATTAGAATTGAAGAAAGAAGAAGAGATTGTGGAAGGGCGTGAACAGGATGAACTGGGCTCGGTTATGTATATGATCCACCAAAGGAAATAA
- a CDS encoding DUF5398 domain-containing protein translates to MFGLEKQKKDQKSEELLFEIEKDLADPMRLRALKQKIELRVQKVKEILRGGENKEEFDQYGALLHGYTSMLKVISRYKAKK, encoded by the coding sequence ATGTTTGGACTTGAGAAACAAAAAAAAGATCAAAAAAGTGAAGAACTCCTATTCGAGATCGAAAAAGACCTAGCCGATCCGATGAGATTGCGAGCTTTAAAACAAAAAATTGAACTCCGCGTTCAAAAAGTTAAAGAGATTTTGAGAGGGGGAGAAAATAAAGAAGAGTTTGACCAGTATGGCGCTCTTCTGCATGGATACACCTCTATGCTTAAAGTTATTTCTCGGTATAAAGCAAAGAAATAA
- the fliI gene encoding flagellar protein export ATPase FliI, protein MSLDDEFDKLIGELDDVQLTTVNGRITETVGMLIKAIVPQVKIGEVCLVKREGEPLLTEVVGFTREEVFLSPLGEMTGIGPSSEVIPTRLPLHIKVGPQLLGRVLNGLGEPLDVATKGPLELNEIYPVIQAPPDPLKRKRITEPISVGVRAIDGVLTTGLGQRVGIFAAAGGGKSTTLGMIARNAMADVNVISLIGERGRELRDFIEKDLGPEGLKRSVLVVSTSDQASQLRLNAAYVGTAIAEYFRDQGKSVILMMDSVTRFARALREVGLAAGEPPARAGYTPSVFSTLPKLLERTGNSDVGSITAFYTILVAGDDMNEPVADEVRSILDGHIILSSDLARQYHYPAIDVLSSASRVMPSIVPKEHLQLVGKLKEVLANYKKNELLIKIGEYKRGADKAGDFAIDHIDKVNKFLKQGVDEKCSYQETMQLLRSMFK, encoded by the coding sequence ATGTCTTTAGACGACGAATTTGATAAATTAATTGGCGAATTAGATGACGTACAGTTAACCACGGTGAACGGAAGAATTACCGAAACCGTGGGGATGCTAATCAAGGCGATTGTTCCGCAAGTTAAAATTGGGGAGGTATGCCTTGTCAAGAGAGAAGGGGAACCTCTTCTAACAGAAGTTGTCGGTTTCACGCGCGAGGAAGTTTTTCTTTCCCCTTTAGGAGAAATGACGGGGATTGGCCCTTCGTCAGAAGTTATTCCTACACGTCTCCCTTTACACATTAAAGTAGGGCCGCAACTCTTAGGGCGTGTTTTAAACGGGTTAGGTGAGCCCCTAGACGTAGCTACAAAAGGTCCTCTAGAACTCAACGAAATTTATCCGGTTATCCAAGCACCGCCAGATCCTTTAAAAAGAAAACGGATTACAGAGCCTATTTCTGTCGGGGTGCGGGCCATAGATGGGGTTTTAACGACGGGTTTAGGGCAGCGTGTTGGCATTTTTGCAGCTGCTGGTGGGGGTAAATCCACCACCCTCGGAATGATTGCGCGCAATGCCATGGCGGACGTGAATGTGATTAGTCTAATTGGTGAACGGGGACGAGAGCTGCGCGACTTTATTGAAAAAGACTTAGGCCCAGAAGGCCTTAAACGCTCCGTTTTAGTCGTTTCTACCTCAGACCAGGCTTCTCAGCTGCGTTTGAACGCGGCTTATGTGGGGACAGCGATTGCAGAATATTTCCGCGATCAAGGAAAATCGGTTATTTTAATGATGGACTCGGTGACACGTTTTGCGCGAGCTTTGCGTGAAGTGGGTCTAGCAGCGGGAGAGCCGCCTGCGCGGGCGGGTTATACGCCCTCTGTTTTCTCCACTTTGCCCAAGCTGTTAGAAAGAACGGGGAACTCAGATGTAGGCTCGATCACTGCCTTTTATACGATTTTAGTTGCAGGCGATGATATGAATGAACCGGTGGCAGATGAAGTGCGCTCTATTCTCGATGGGCACATTATTCTCTCTAGCGATCTTGCTCGCCAGTACCATTATCCTGCCATCGATGTTCTTTCCTCTGCAAGTCGGGTGATGCCCTCCATTGTACCTAAAGAGCATCTTCAACTGGTGGGAAAATTAAAAGAAGTCTTAGCAAATTATAAAAAAAACGAACTCTTGATTAAAATCGGGGAATATAAGCGAGGCGCCGATAAGGCAGGAGACTTTGCCATTGACCATATCGATAAGGTAAATAAATTCCTTAAACAAGGAGTGGATGAAAAATGCTCTTATCAGGAAACGATGCAACTGCTGCGCAGCATGTTTAAATGA
- a CDS encoding SctF chaperone SctG, translating into MDKKKLHDFLDDFPLLIEAGFLAVKQLDEISATRIFHAAEAISPGHTAPQIGLGYIALNKLEVKEATRIFEGVIQQEPENYLAQTFLGICFLMTKPKRKKGEKLIREVVDKATDPTIKNLGEISLEWAEKDLNKKKSPFFPDREAEKEESSSS; encoded by the coding sequence ATGGATAAGAAAAAGCTACATGACTTTTTAGATGACTTTCCTTTGCTTATCGAAGCTGGTTTTCTAGCCGTCAAGCAACTGGACGAAATCAGCGCAACACGCATTTTCCATGCAGCAGAAGCGATAAGTCCCGGACATACCGCACCTCAGATCGGGCTAGGTTATATTGCTTTAAATAAACTTGAAGTGAAGGAAGCTACCCGCATTTTTGAAGGTGTCATTCAGCAAGAGCCTGAAAATTACTTAGCTCAAACGTTTTTAGGCATTTGTTTTCTCATGACAAAGCCAAAAAGAAAGAAAGGCGAAAAATTGATTCGGGAAGTGGTCGATAAAGCCACAGACCCCACCATTAAAAATTTAGGGGAGATTTCTCTCGAATGGGCAGAAAAGGACCTTAATAAGAAAAAATCCCCTTTTTTTCCTGATCGAGAGGCAGAAAAAGAAGAGTCTAGTTCATCATAA
- a CDS encoding Hsp20/alpha crystallin family protein, protein MASNLFPSIFNRNPLFRVPRGLTYDLEQLVEQLVPESSEQGLTIYEDKNNRIVVEAAMPGLTPEEIEVHLDKGVLWIKGQKKEEESDKDKKFHRRSVRSFFYSVVLPEQIDDKQEPQTSYKEGILQITFQKAKSSEAKRITVKR, encoded by the coding sequence ATGGCTAGCAACTTATTCCCTTCTATTTTTAACCGTAATCCTTTATTTCGTGTTCCCAGAGGCTTGACATACGATCTTGAACAGCTAGTTGAACAGCTGGTGCCAGAGTCAAGTGAGCAAGGGCTTACCATTTATGAAGATAAAAATAATCGCATTGTAGTAGAAGCTGCTATGCCAGGTTTAACGCCAGAAGAGATTGAAGTGCATTTGGATAAAGGAGTTTTGTGGATTAAAGGCCAGAAAAAAGAAGAAGAAAGCGATAAAGACAAAAAATTTCACCGAAGGTCTGTTCGTTCGTTTTTTTATAGCGTAGTTCTTCCTGAGCAAATTGATGACAAGCAGGAGCCTCAAACTTCTTACAAAGAGGGGATATTGCAGATTACTTTTCAAAAGGCAAAATCGTCTGAAGCTAAGCGTATTACCGTCAAGCGGTAA
- a CDS encoding DUF5407 domain-containing protein: MTSPDRFDGVNIQSGFSVKRLFEVVNDATVSAKAKLLEIKNRRSAISIGDMFEMQMLMNHLSQLSEMSTAVVSAANSAITRMAQGIKG, from the coding sequence ATGACAAGCCCAGATCGTTTTGACGGGGTTAACATTCAATCAGGATTTAGTGTAAAAAGGCTATTTGAGGTTGTCAACGACGCCACTGTCAGTGCAAAGGCCAAATTACTTGAAATCAAAAATAGGCGTAGCGCGATAAGTATCGGCGATATGTTCGAAATGCAGATGTTAATGAACCACTTGTCCCAATTATCAGAAATGTCCACCGCGGTCGTCAGTGCTGCAAACTCAGCCATTACCAGAATGGCTCAAGGGATTAAAGGATAA